From Pyrenophora tritici-repentis strain M4 chromosome 1, whole genome shotgun sequence, the proteins below share one genomic window:
- a CDS encoding NAD dependent epimerase-dehydratase family protein — translation MTKLFITGATGYIGGDALYTIANKYPDLEITALVRNSDKGAKVAAQYPKTRLVYGTLDSTDLLTTEACNADIVLHTADCDHVASATALVAGLSQSGRKTHLIHTSGTGVLSFEDFESSTYGFKRDKVYDDWDHISEVTSLPDVALHRNVDKIILGSNQASAGKIQSAIVCPPCIYGPGRGPGNQRSVQVYDMTKFALKRMKGFVVGNGENIWTQVHVQDLSELYLALVTAALSPDGGKASWNTEGYYFAENGDFCWGDVGRKIGEIAFKNKLINHDGIDNVSKEEADEMRPFGSYLWGTNSRCRSIRANKLLGWTPKQKSIFDLLPDIVDEEAKVLGRIRQHAEEAAEGRILK, via the exons ATGACCAAGCTCTTCAT CACAGGTGCCACCGGCTACATTGGGGGCGACGCCCTCTACACCATCGCAAACAAGTATCCTGACCTGGAAATCACTGCACTTGTCCGTAACAGCGACAAAGGTGCCAAGGTCGCCGCACAATACCCCAAGACCCGCCTTGTATACGGCACCCTTGACAGTACCGACCTACTTACTACCGAGGCTTGCAACGCGGATATCGTCCTTCATACCGCAGACTGTGATCACGTGGCCTCTGCCACCGCTCTTGTCGCTGGTCTTAGCCAGAGTGGACGAAAGACACACCTCATCCATACTTCTGGTACTGGTGTGCTCTCTTTCGAAGACTTCGAATCCAGTACCTATGGCTTCAAACGCGACAAGGTTTATGATGACTGGGACCACATCAGTGAAGTTACTTCGCTCCCTGATGTGGCCCTTCATCGGAATGTTGACAAGATCATCCTTGGATCCAATCAAGCATCGGCGGGCAAGATACAGTCGGCTATCGTCTGCCCACCATGCATCTATGGCCCTGGTCGTGGCCCAGGCAATCAGCGTAGTGTACAGGTCTACGACATGACCAAGTTCGCACTGAAGCGCATGAAAGGCTTCGTTGTCGGCAATGGCGAAAACATCTGGACCCAGGTGCATGTGCAAGACCTCAGTGAGCTCTACCTAGCTCTAGTAACAGCTGCCCTATCACCTGATGGCGGCAAGGCATCATGGAATACGGAAGGATACTACTTTGCAGAGAACGGAGATTTCTGTTGGGGCGACGTCGGACGCAAGATCGGAGAGATTGCATTCAAGAACAAACTGATCAATCATGATGGCATCGACAATGTGAGCAAAGAAGAGGCAGATGAGATGCGACCATTTGGCAGCTACCTCTGGGGTACCAATTCAAGGTGCAGGTCTATTCGCGCCAACAAGCTTCTGGGGTGGACTCCAAAACAGAAGAGCATATTTGATCTCCTACCGGACATTGTCGACGAGGAGGCGAAGGTGCTCGGTCGTATCAGGCAGCATGCCGAGGAAGCTGCTGAGGGACGCATCCTGAAGTAA